From the Fictibacillus halophilus genome, the window TGAGTGCAGCCCCACCCATGAGCCAATAAAGTTTGTTTAGTTTTTCATCTACCGGCAATGAGACTTGAATGATATCATCCACTACATATTTTAAAATCAGTGGTGTTAACAACGGGATTCCAAACTTAGCTAACCCGATTAAAATCGTCCAGAAAATTTGCCACTTGTATGGTTTTACAAATTTCAAATAACGTTTAATACTATCCATTTCATTTCACCATTCTTTCCTTCATAAAAAGAAAACTTGGCAAAGCGCCAAGTTAACCAAAGATAAAAAAAGGATAACCTGTTGACTCTTCAACAGGTTTTCCTTTTTATCGGAATTCTAAATATCTTTCGTACCATTGTTCCACAAATCCAGGTTCAAACGGTCCCTTTTTTTGTGTGACCATCAAGATTAATTCTTGTAGGTTCTTCTTTATGATCGTATCGAGCTGACTCGGATACCTCATCATTCTTTTATGCAGCTCATATTCATCTTCATCCAATAAGATATAAGTGCCATCTGGAAATACTTTTATATCAAGATCGTAATCAATATACTTCAGTGCTTCCTTGTCCCACATGAATGGTGAGCCTAGGTTGCAGTAGTAATAAATCCCGTCTTCTCGTATCATTCCGATCACGTTAAACCATTGCTTCGCGTTAAAGTAGCAAATGGCCGGTTCCCTCGTTCGCCATTGACGCCCATCAGATTCAGTAACGAGAATCCGGTCGTTACCGCAAATCACCTGACTAGGAGTCCCTTTTAAAATAACCGTATCTTCCCAGTTTCTATGAAGATAACCGTTATGCTTATAGCTTTGAATATTGATTATACTTCCGGTTGCAGGAAAACTCATCTCTCTCTCCTTTCTGCCCGAGTTCCGGAAGCTAATGTTACCTATTGAATTGTTAATTCTCCTTCCTCTTTAACCAATTGTCGGTAATTCACCAGCTCCATTAATAAACCTCGTTCTTCATTTTTTTCGATGTTTTTATTCCC encodes:
- the ntdP gene encoding nucleoside tri-diphosphate phosphatase; this encodes MSFPATGSIINIQSYKHNGYLHRNWEDTVILKGTPSQVICGNDRILVTESDGRQWRTREPAICYFNAKQWFNVIGMIREDGIYYYCNLGSPFMWDKEALKYIDYDLDIKVFPDGTYILLDEDEYELHKRMMRYPSQLDTIIKKNLQELILMVTQKKGPFEPGFVEQWYERYLEFR